Proteins from a genomic interval of Chionomys nivalis chromosome 7, mChiNiv1.1, whole genome shotgun sequence:
- the Metrnl gene encoding meteorin-like protein: MRGAAWAARRRAGQQWPRSPGSGPGPPPLLLPPPPLLLLLLLLGGASAQYSSDLCSWKGSGLTREAHSKEVEQVYLRCSAGSVEWMYPTGALIVNLRPNTFSPARNLTVCIKPFRDSSGANIYLEKTGELRLLVRDIGGEPGQVQCFNLEQGGLFVEATPQQDISRRTTGFQYELMSRQRGLDLHVLSAPCRPCSDTEVLLAICTSDFVVQGFIQDVTHVPEQQASVISLRVSRLHRQKSRVFQPAPEGSGHWLGHVTTLLECGVRPGHGEFLFTGHVHFGEAQLGCAPRFSDFQRMYRDAEERGINPCEIKME; the protein is encoded by the exons ATGCGGGGTGCGGCGTGGGCGGCCCGGAGGCGAGCGGGGCAACAGTGGCCTCGGTCCCCCGGCTCTGGGCCCGGCCCGCCcccgctgctgctgccgccgccgccgctgctgctgctgctactgctgctgggCGGCGCGAGCGCGCAGTACTCCAGTGACCTGTGCAGCTGGAAGGGGAG tgggctgaccCGAGAAGCACACAGCAAGGAGGTGGAGCAGGTCTACCTGCGGTGCTCGGCAGGCTCCGTGGAGTGGATGTACCCAACTGGGGCGCTCATCGTTAACCTGCGGCCCAACACCTTCTCACCAGCCAGGAACCTCACTGTGTGCATCAAACCTTTCAGGGACTCCTCTGGGGCCaatatttatttggaaaaaacTGGAGAACTTAGACTGTTGGTACGGGACATTGGTGGTGAACCTGGCCAGGTGCAATGCTTCAACCTAGAACAGGGTGGCCTCTTTGTGGAGGCAACACCCCAGCAGGACATCAGCAGGAGGACCACAGGCTTCCAGTATGAGCTGATGAGTAGGCAGAGGGGACTGGACCTGCATGTGCTGTCTG CCCCATGTCGGCCATGCAGTGACACTGAGGTCCTCCTTGCCATCTGTACCAGTGACTTTG TTGTCCAAGGCTTCATCCAGGATGTCACACATGTGCCAGAGCAGCAAGCTTCAGTCATCTCCCTGCGAGTGAGCAGGCTCCACCGGCAGAAGAGCAGGGTCTTCCAGCCAGCTCCCGAGGGCAGTGGGCATTGGCTGGGCCATGTCACGACACTGCTGGAGTGTGGTGTCCGGCCAGGCCATGGAGAATTCCTCTTCACCGGACATGTGCACTTTGGGGAGGCACAGCTTGGGTGTGCCCCACGCTTTAGTGACTTTCAAAGGATGTACAGGGATGCAGAGGAGAGGGGCATAAACCCATGTGAGATCAAGATGGAGTGA